The stretch of DNA TGCACGACGTGGGGAGGGCCGGGTATGGACGCGGCAGAGATCATTGATCAACTGGCTCGCGCGGACGGGCGCGTGGACCCGTATCCGCTGTACGCGCTCGCGCACGAGCTGGGCCCGGTGGCCAGCCTGGGCGAGGGCTGGGTACTGGCCTGCGGCTACGACTCGGTCAACCGGGTGCTGCGCAATCCGGCCTTCGGCGTCGACAGCGACGACCTGCGCCGGGACCGTTTCGGCGACGAGCCGAGGCGCGACTCGCTGGCCCTGCTGGGCCGTTCGATCCTGCAGAGCAATCCGCCGCAGCACACCCGGATGCGCGCGCCCATCGCCTCGGTGTTCACACCCCGGCGGGTGGCCGCGCTGGAACCCGCCGTGGTCGGCGTGGTCGACCGGCTGCTGGACCGGCTGCCCGGGCTGGACGCCGGGGACGGCCGCGGCGTCGACTTCATGGAGGAGTTCGCGTACCAGCTGCCGGTCAGCGTGATCTGCGAACTGCTGGGCGTCCCCGAGCAGGACCGGGGGCCGTTCCGGTCGCTGATCCACGACCTCACCCTGGTCCTGGAGTTCATGGGCGACCAGACCGATCTGACCGCGGCCGACGCGGCCGCCCGGGAGCTCAGCGCCACCTTCGCGGCCCTCGCCGAACTTCGCCGCGCCGAGCCGCGCGACGACCTCATCACCGCCCTGGTGCAGCTGGTCGACGCCGAGGACGCCCGGCTGGACGCCGCCGAGCTGCTCGGGAATCTCGCGCTGCTGCTGCTGGCCGGCTTCGAGACCACCACCAATCTGCTCGGCAACGGCCTGGCCCTGCTCTTCGGGCACCCCGCGGTACGCGCGGCCCTGGTCCAGGAGGCCCTGCCGGTCGCCGACTTCGTCGAGGAGGTGCTGCGCTACGACTCACCCGTCCAGCTCACCTCCAGGACGGCGCTGTTCCGCGGCCTGGAGATCGACGGCGTGCCGCTGGAGCAGCACGGCGAGGTGGTGCTGCTGATCGGCGCCGCCAACCGCGACCCGGCCCGCTTCCACGACCCCGACCGCTTCGACCCCTGGCGGGCCGACAACCAGCCGCTGAGCTTCGGCGCCGGCATGCACTACTGCCTGGGCGCGATGCTGGCCCGGCTGGAGGCGAGGATCGCCTTCAGCGCCCTGCTGCGGCGCTATCCGGCGATCGCCCCGGCGAAGGGCGCGGAGCCGGTGCGGCAGGACCGGCTGCTGCTGCGCGGGTATGCGAGCCTACCGGTGGAGTTGGGCTGAACCCGCGTCGAGCGCGGCGTAACCGCGGGCGACTGCTTGCGCCAACTTGCTTGCGGGGTAAGGCCATCCGCTCGTAGCCAGGGCATCCTCGGCGGAGACCCCGGCCGCGTGCAGGGCCGTGATGCGGTCTGCCAGAGCGGCGAGGGCGTCGCGCTGCTCGCGGACGAAGGCCGCGCCGACCGGCGCGCCGTGGCCCGGGACGACGACGGTGGCCGGGCCGATGGCGGCGAGCAGCGCGTCCAGGGTGTCCGGCCAGTCGAGCGGGAAGCTGTCCGAGCCCAGGGCGGGCGGCCCCGACTCCTCGACCAGGTCCCCGGCGAGCAGGGCGTCCGCGTCCGGGATGTGGATGAGCAGGTCGCCGTCGGTGTGGCCGCGGCCGGGGTGGACCAGCCGGACCAGGCGATCGCCCAGGTCGAGGACGTGGGCACGGTCCACCAGGCGGTCCGGGACGACGGTGGACATCGGGACGGCCGGATCGCCCTCGCCCTCGGGGTCGTCCTGCCCGGCGCACAGAGCCGCGGCCATGGCCCGGTGGCCCCACAGCTCGGCGGGCGGGACCTGCCGGGGCGCGACGAACTCGGCGTTCCCGCCGACGTGGTCGAAGTGGACATGGGTGTTCACGACCCAGCGGACCGGGGCAGGGGAGAGCCTGCGCAGGTGCTCGCGGAGCTCGCCGGCTTCGGCGAGGCTGCAGCGGGTGTCGACGACGGCGAGCCCGTCGCTGCCGACGATCGCGCTGACGGTGACGTCCCAGGGCTGGTAGCGGCGCTGGAACACCCGGTCGGCGACTTCGTGCCAGAGTGAGGTCGACATCCGGTGATCATGGCAGTTTCGGTCGGCGCGTGGGAAGCGGCGGGTCCGGGCTGGTGAGCGGGGGAGGGGTCGGGGCGGCGATACTGGTCCCGTCCGATCCGAGGAAGGAAGCCACCATGCCCGAAGAGGTTCTCGTGCAGCGCGCGGACCAGGAAGCGGCCCAGGGCCGCCACGCCGCCGCACTGGAGTTGTACGCGAGGGCGTGGGAGAGCCGGCACGACGAGACCGCCGACAAGCTGCTCGACCTGGTCGAGGAGTGGGGCGATGTGGAGGCCTCGCTGGAGGTGCTGCGGAGCACCGCGGACAGCGGGGTGTCCGGGGCCTACGAGGCGCTCGCCGCCCTGCTCATCGAGGTCGAGGAGCCGGAGGAGGCGCTGGAGGCGCTGGCGCGGGCCCATGCGGCCGGCCGCGAGGTCACCCTGTGGACCGCCGCGGTGCTCGCGGACGAGCTGGGTGAGCGCGACCGCGCCGAGGAGTGGTACCGCAAGGCCATCAGCGCGGAGGAGCCCGGGGCGCTCAACGACTTCGGGGTGTTCCTGAGCGACGACCAGGACCGGCTGGTCGAGGCCGAGGAGGTGCTGACGCTGGCGGTGGAGCGCGGCGACCCGATGGCGCTGGGGAACCTGGGCCGGATGCACCTGGAGGCCGAGCGGGTGGACCAGGCGCTGGAGTGGCTGGGCCGCGGGCTGGACGCCGGAGTGCGCTCGGTGCTGGTGCCGATGGCCGAGGCCGAGCAGCAGCTGGGCCGCTACGACGAGGCACGGGCCCACCTCACCGCGGCGCTGGACGAGGACATCGAGGGCGCCCAGCTGGCCTGGGCGAACTTCTGCGCCGAGCACGGCACCGCCGACGAGAAGGCGTCCGCCGAGGGCGAGTTCCTGACGGCACTTCAGCAGGACGAGTACGGGGCGCACTTCGACTACGCCATCTTCCTGGCCGAGCAGGACCGGATGGACGAGGCGGTCAAGCAGTACGAGGCCGCGGCCGCCGAGGGCGAGTCCAACGCCTGGCTGAACCTGGCCCTCATCTACGAGGACCGCAAGGACCGCCGCACGGCCGAGGACTGCTACCGCAGCGGCATCGAAGCCGGCGACCTCCAGGCCCTCCTCGCCTACGCCGAGTTCCTCCGCCAGTGGGGCCGCCAGAAGGACATCCCCGACCTCTACCCCACCGCCGAATCCCTCGGCGCCACCGAATCCGAAACCGCCCAACTCCACACCCTCGCCGGCAACGGCTGACCCCCCCGCACACGCAGGACGGGCCGGTGCGGACTACTCCGCACCGGCCCGTTCCAATGCACCGAAATCGGTGCTGACCTGCTGCTGGCTCCGGCCGGGGCGTGCAGCGGATAGGTTGGGGGCACGATGAATCGACTGATCGCCGCTCAAGGCTCGTACGACCTCGCCCGTTTTCCGGCTGACCCGCGTGACACGCTTCGGGCGTGGGACGCCTCCGACGAGTACCTGCTGCGGCAGCTCGACGGCAGTGCCGCCCTGGACGGGACGACTGCTCCGCCGGTCGATCTCGCCGGTGAGGTCGTGGTGCTCGGGGACCGGTGGGGGGCGCTGGCCACCGCGCTGGCCGGGCACCGGCCCGTGCAGATCAGCGACTCCTACCTGGCCCAGCAGGCCACCCGGGCCAACCTGGCCCGCAACGGCATCGACCAGGAGGCCGTCCGGCTGCTGTCCTCCCAGGACGAGCCGCCGGCCCGGATCGACGTCCTGCTCGTACGGGTACCGAAGAGCCTCGCGCTGCTGGAGGACCAGCTCCACCGGCTCGCGCCCGCCGTCCATGCGGACACCGTCGTCATCGGCACCGGGATGACCACCGAGATCCACACCTCCACCCTCAAGCTCTTCGAGCGGATCATCGGCCCGACCCGCACCTCCCTGGCGGTCCGCAAGGCCCGGCTGATCCACTGCACCCCGGACCCGGTGCTGAAGCCGACCCCCAGCCCCTGGCCGCACAGCTACGAGCTGCCCTCGGACATCGCGGCCGGGCTGACCGTCACCAACCACGCCGGTGTCTTCTCGGCCGAACGGCTCGACGTCGGCACCCGGCTGCTGCTGCAGCACCTCCCGACGCTCCCGGGGCCGACCAGGGTCGTGGACCTGGGCTGCGGCAACGGCGTGGTCGGTACGGCGGTCGCGGCGCTGGCCGCCGAGGCGGAGGTCACCTTCGTCGACGAGTCCCACCAGGCGATCGCCTCCGCCCGGGCCACCTTCGCGGCCTTCGCCGCGACCACCGACCCGGCGGCGAAGGCCGAGTTCCTCCTCGGCGACGGCCTCTCGGACGTACCTGCCGGCTCGGTCGACCTGGTGCTCAACAACCCGCCGTTCCACTCCCACCAGGCCACCACCGACGCCATCGCCCGCCGTATGTTCGCCGGCGCCCGCGCCGCGCTTCGCCCCGGCGGCGAGCTCCGCGTCGTGGGCAACCGCCACCTCGGCTACCACGCCACGCTGCGCCGGATGTTCGGCAACTGCACCACCGTGGCGAGCAGCCCCAAGTTCGTGGTCCTGAGCGCGGTCAAGCGCTAGTACGCGACTACTTCAGCAGCCGGGACATCCGGCGGTCGGCGAGGATCCGGCCGCCGGTCTGGCAGGTCGGGCAGTACTGCGTGGACCAGTCGCTGAAGGAGACCTCGCGGACGGTGTCCCCGCAGACCGGACAGGCCTCGCCGGTGCGCCCGTGGACCCGCAGGCCGCTCTTCTTCTCGGCCTTGAGGTCCTGCAGGGCCAGCCCGCGGGCCCGTTCGACGGCCTCGGCGAGCGTCGTCACAACGGTGTCGTGGAGCAGCGCCGACTCCTCCGCGGAGAGGTTCGCAGCCGGCTTGAACGGGGACATCCGGGCGGCGTGCAGGATCTCGTCCGCGTAGGCGTTGCCGATGCCCGCGATCACGCCCTGGTCGCGCAGGACGCCCTTGACCTGGCGGTGCTCGTCCTTCATCAGCCGGGTGAACGCGGCCGCGGTGAAGTCGGGGGAGAGCGGGTCCGGCCCGAGCCGCTGGATCCCCGGCACCTCCTGCGGGTCCCTGACCAGGTAGACCGCGAGCCGCTTCCGGGTGCCGGCCTCGGTCACGTCGAAGCCCGCCGCGTCCGGTCCGGCCAGCCGGACCCGCAGCGCCAGCGGCCCCTTGCCGGCCCTGGGCGGCGCATCGGGCAGGCCCTCCTTCCAGCGCATCCAGCCCGCCCTGGCCAGATGGATCACCAGATGCAGCCCACCGGCGTCCAGGTCGAGGAACTTCCCGTGCCGGGTCGCACCGTCGAAGCTCCGGCCCTCCAGCGCGGTGAGCGGCGGGTCGTAGGTCTTCAGTGCCTGCACGGCCAGCGGGTACACCCGCTCGACCGTTCGGCCGACCAGGTGCTCGGCCAGGAAGCGGGTGAGGGACTCGACCTCCGGAAGTTCGGGCATACGGCAAGTCTGCGCCCTGGCCCGCCCCTGGCCCGTACCCCGACACGGCCGGGTACGATGCCGACGAACCTTGTTACTGGCCGGTAGCAGCCGGTGCGGCTGCCAGATCGAGAGAAGGAACAGCCATGCCCACGCTCGACCGCCAGGACGACGTCTTCGTCCTCGACATCGGAGACACCGAGAACCGCTTCCACCCCGACTGGCTCGCGTCGGTCAACTCCCTGCTGGACCAGGTGGAGCAGGCCGAGGGCCCGAAGGCGCTGGTCACCACGGCGACCGGGAAGTTCTTCTCCAACGGGCTGGACCTGGACTGGCTCTTCGCCCATGCCGACCAGGCGGGCGAGTACGTCGCCGGGGTGCAGGAGCTGCTGGCGCGGGTGCTGTCGCTGCCCCTGGTCACCGTGGCGGCGCTGCAGGGGCACACCTTCGCGGCGGGCGCCATGTTCTCGCTGGCCCACGACTTCCGGGTGATGCGCGGCGACCGCGGCTTCTGGTGCCTGCCCGAGGCCGAGATCAACATCCCCTTCAGCGTGGGCATGTCCGCGCTCATCCAGTCCCGGCTGACCCCGCAGACGGCGCACGAGGCCATGGTCACCGCCCGCCGCTACGGCGGCCACGACGCCCTGGCCGCCGGACTGGTCGACCGCACGGCGGACGAGGACGCCGTCCGCACGGCCGCGATCGAGATCGCCCGCGCCCACGCGGCCAAGGCCGGCCCGACCGTGGGGACGATCAAGTCCCGGATGTACGCCGCGGTCCTGGACGCGCTGCGCGAGAAGGACATCCCGCTCGGGCTCAGCTGAACCGAGGCCAGGCAGAAACGGACCCCCGGTGCTCCCACGAAGGGTGAGCACCGGGGGCTCGGCCGGGTCCGCCCGTCCGGTCGCTGCGGTTGGACGGTCGGCCGCTCAGGCCGCGTCGAGGCGGTCGAACTCCTCGGTGGACAGCTTGAGGTCCGCAGCCGCGACGGAGTCGCGGATCGTCTCGGGACGCGACGAGCCCGGGATCGGGATCACCACCGGCGCCTTGGCGAGCATCCAGGCCAGGCAGACCTGCTGCGGGCTCACCCCGTGGTCCTGCGCCACCTGCTGGAACACGTCGAACCGCGAACCCAGCCGGCCCGCGTTGGTGATGCCGCCGAGCGGGCTCCAGGGCAGGAAGGCGATCCCCAGCTCCGCGCACAGTTCCAGTTCCGGCTCGCTGGAGCGGAACGCCGGCGAGAACTGGTTCTGCACGCTGACCAGGCGCCCGCCCAGGATCTCGTTGGCCTGCCGGATCTGCTCGGGGTTGGCGTTCGAGATGCCCGCCTGCCGGATCTTCCCGGCGTCCAGCAGGTCGCGGATCGCGCCCACCGAGTCCGCGTAGGGGACCCTCGGGTCCGGGCGGTGGAACTGGTAGAGGCCGATCGCCTCGACGCCGAGCCGCTTCAGCGAGGCGTCGCAGGCCCGCTTCAGGTACTCCGGCGAACCGTTCTGGGTCCAGGAGCCGTCGCCGGGGCGCAGGTGGCCGCCCTTGGTCGCGATCAGCACCTCGGAGGTGTCGCCGCCGTAGCCGGCCACCGCGCGGGCGATCAGGGTCTCGTTGTGGCCGACGTCGGTCGCGGTGAGGTGGTAGGCGTCGGCGGTGTCGATCAGGGTGACGCCGGCGTGGAGGGCGGCCTGGATCGTCGCCACCGAACGCGCCTCGTCGGGCCGTCCCTCGATCGACATCGGCATCCCGCCGAGGCCGATCGCGCCGACCTGGACGTCACCGATGCTGCGAGCCTGCATGGAGGATCCTCCTGCGATCTTTCGGACTGTCTGTAGGTGCACTGATGCTGTCCATGCACCCGTGTGCACCACCAGCCTGCGCCTCTGCCATTAAGCTGTCCAACAGAAGCTGATGATCCCTTTGAGCACTGCAGGTGATGAATCATGGAACTGCGGCAGCTCGAGTACTTTGTGGCCGTCGCCGAGGAGCGCCACTTCACCCGGGCGGCCAAGCGCCTGCAGGTGGCCCAGTCCGGGCTGTCGGCCTCGATCCGCACGCTGGAACGCGAGTTGGGCGCGGCGCTGTTCCTCCGCAGCACCCGCTCGGTCGAGGTGACGCCGGCCGGGCAGGCCCTGTTGGTCGAGGCCCGGCGTGCGCTGTCGGCGACCCATGCCGCCAAGGACGCGGTCGCCGCGGTCCAGGGCCTGCTGCGCGGCAGCCTCTCCATCGGCTCGCTGCAGTGCCTGCACGTGGTGCACCTGCCCGCCGTCCTCGCCAGGTTCGCCGCCGCCTACCCGGGGCTGGAGATCCGGCTGCGGCAGGGGGGATCCAACGAACTGACCGAACAGGTCCGCACCGGACGGCTGGACATCGCCTTCGTGTCGCGCCCGGCCGGCAGTCCCGACAGCGTGCTGGTGGAACCGCTCGCCGACGAGCCGCTGGTGCTGGCCTGCGGCCCGCAGCACCCCTTCGCCGCCCGCACCGCCGTCGAGCCGGCCGAGCTGGGGCAGGAGCAGTTCGTCGACTTCCACCAGGACTGGGGCACCCGGGACCTGGCCGACCAGGTGCTCGGTGCGGCGGGGGTCGAGCGCCGGGTCGCCCTTGAGGTGACGGATGTGCACTCGCTGCTCGACCTGGTCGCGTTCGGCCTGGGCGTGGCGCTGGTCCCGCAGTCCTTCGCGGCCAAGACCGATCAGGTCCGCTTCCTCCCGCTGGCCGGACCGCTGCCGCACTGGCAGATCGTCACCGTCACCGGCGATCCGACCAGTCCCGCCGCGGCGGCGCTGCTGCGCGAGATCCGGTATGCCCGCGGCGCCCGCTGAGACCTGCTCGGCGGGCGCCGTTCCGTGGGCTGCTACGGGGAGTTGACCAGAGAGTTGATCAGGGAGCGATGGTCCACTGCTGGCAGGTGTTGTCGAGCTGGGCCCACTGCCGGACGACGACGCCGTTGGCCGTCCCGCAGTTCTTCACGTCCATGACCATGCCGTTGCCGACGTTGGAGATGGTGTAGTTGCTGCCGACCCTGGTGACGTTCCACTCCTGGCAGAGGTTGCTGAGCGAGGCCCAGAGGTCGAGTGAAGTGCCGTTGGACGAACCGCAGTTGACCGAGTCCAGGACAGTGCCGCTGTTGACGTTGGTGATGGTGTAGCGGTCGCTGCCCAGGCTGGTGAACTTCCACTGCTGGCAGGTGTTCCCCAGCGAGGTCCACTGGTCGATCGAAGTCCCGTTCGCGGTACCGCAGTTCACCGCATCGAGCACCTTGCCGCTGTTGGTGTTGGTGAGCCGGTAGGCGGTTCCGGCGACCGGGAAGCTGCTGCTGGGGGTGGTGTAGCCGACCGAGACGATGTTGGCCTGGACCGCGTTGTCGGCGGCGTCGGTCGGGTAGCCGGAGGTCATCACGCCCTCGAAGAAGGAGCCGTCGGACCCGTTGCTGTCGTCGCCGCCGGTGCCCAGCACGATGGCGCCCTCCTGGCTCATGGGGATGTAGCCGCCGATGGTGGGCAGCGAGCCGTTGTACCAGGTGGTGAGGGAGCCGGACTGGGAGTTGCCGCCCTTGATGGCGTAGGTGCTGGTGCCGTTGTTCTTCAGCAGGGCGGTGACGAAGGCGCTGGAGTTGCCCGCGTTGCTGGTGTTGGAGCCGTTGCCGCCGGCGAACAGGCCGTTCTCCAGGTCCGCCTGGACCCAGGGGCCGGAGCCGGTGCAGGGCGAGAACCAGCACTCGGTACCGAAGTTGATCGCGTCCATATGACCGTTGCCGGTGTCGTTGCCGGACGTCTCGGCGTTGCCGTAGTCGAAGCAGCAGCGCGCGTTCACGTGGGTGCCGCTGATCACCATGTAGGCGCCCTGGGCGGTGCTGCCGGTCGGGACGCCGGTGGTGCTGTTGTTGCGGTAGCCGACCCCCGCCGACACGAAGACGCCGTAGACCGAGTGGCCGCCGACCGTCACCGGCAGCGCGTTGGCGATGGCGCCGACGTCCGCCCCGCCGTTGCCTCCGGCGCCCTCGACGGTGAGGTTGTTGTGCTCGGAGGTCTGGTCGTAGATCTCGGTGATGACGCAGGTGGTGTTGGCACAGAAGGTGTCCTGGGCCGCGGCGTTGGCGTAGCCGCCGGCGGCGAGCGTGCCGATGTTGGTGGTGGTGGAGTCCGAGGCCCGCTTGACCTGGTAGAGCGAGCCGCTGTAGGCGGCGAAGAGCGCGCGCACGGTGCTGTGCGCGGCGACGCAGGGCGTCCCCGCGGCGGCGTAGATGTCACAGGGGAGGGACGTGGCGGCCTGCGCCGTCCCGGCCGTGCCGATGGCGCCGACGAGCATGGCGAGGAGGATCGCCGTCGCGGTGCCTGCTGACAGCAGCGCCTTCCTCAGGTGCCGAAGTCGCATCCGAGCGTACAAGGTGGACCACTCTCCGTTCCGGTGGGCCGTACTGGGTGGGGGTGGTGCGGGGGTTGGGCGGGGGTCGAGCGGGGGTGGTGCAGGGGCGGGCTCGCTCCGAGGTACCGGATCGCCGGGGGCGACCGGAGATGTGAGCGTTAACAATTTGCCCCGTGGGCATGGGTGGGCGGCTCTGGGGATGTAGTGCGCATGGCAGTCGGCGCGATGGCCATCACTATGGATCGGGGCCATGGTTGCGTCAAGGTTTCCGGCAGAATAAATGTGAGCGCTCACATCTGACCTGACATTGCGCCAGGTAGGACGTCAACACAGCTGGAACCTAAGTGGGGCACAGCAGCTGACGGACCGTCGTGGCTCAGCCGGCGGCGGTGCCCGCCCCCAGAACCACGGCCTGTTCGCGGTAACGCAGCGCGACGGACCCTCCGGCGGGTTCCGCAGTCGCCTCCGCCGTCAGCGCCAACAGCGGTGCGGCGGCCCCGGACTGATCCACCGTCAGCATCCAGGAGGCCGCCGCCGAACCTCCCGGGGCGATGGTGCTCGTCGCTGTGTCGCCCTGCCGGACCAGGGTGACGCCGGCCGGTCCGGTGAGCGAGAGGCCGGCCCGCAGCAGCTCGCCGCTGGTGCCGTTGCTGAGCACGACCGTGACCAGGGCGGACTGCCCCGCGGCGAGCCGCTTCGGGGCCGTGACCGAGAGGCCGTAGCCGACGCGCGGGTAGAACGGCGTCCAGTCGGCGTCGAGGGCGGCGGTCAGTTCGGCCACCAGCTGGGGATGCCTGCCGGCGAGGTCGTTCCTCTCGCCGGGGTCGGTCGCCAGATCGAACAGCTGGACCGTCGGGTAGCCGGTCCTTCCATGGGGACGGTCGTGGCCCGCGGCGATGCGGACCAGTTTCCAGTCGCCCCGGCGGATCGCCTCGGCCGCGCGGGTCACGCTGCCGTGTTCGGCGGCGGCGGCCCGCCTGGTGTTGAACGGGTCGCGGCGGTACCAGTAGAAGTGGTCCCGGTGCGGGAGCGTGTCGGAGGTTCCGGTGAGCACCCCGGCGAAGGAGACGCCGTCGACGTCCTTGGGGCCCTCCGTCCCGGCCAGGGCGGCGAGGGTGGGGACCAGGTCGACATGGCCGGTGGCACGGTCGGTGGTGCCGACTGGCACCCGCCCCGGACCCCACGCGATCATGGGCACCCGGATGCCCCCCTCGTACAGGTTCCGCTTGTAGCCGCGCAGCGGGCCGTTGGAGTCGAAGAAGTCCGGATTGACGCCGCCCTCCTCGTGCGGCCCGTGGTCGCCGGTGATCATGATCAGGGTGTTGTCGGTCAGGCCGGCCTGCTCGACGGTGTCCACGATCTCGCCGATGTGCTTGTCCAGCAGGGCGACCTGGGCCGCGTGGCCCCGGTCGGCGGCGGTCCAGTGCGGGTCGGTGTAGACGCCGGTGTCGGGGATGTCACTGGGGGCGTGCGGCAGATTGGGGGCCAGGTAGATCAGGAAGGGCTGGGCGGCGTTGTCCTTGATGAACTGGATCGCGCGGTCGGCGAACAGCGGCGGGGCGTAGGTCCGCCCGTCCATGGCGATCCGCTCCGCGTTGTGCCAGAGGTGGTTCGGGTAGTAGTGGTGCGCCTCCTCGTGCGAGATGTAGCCGAAGAACTCGTCGAACCCCCGGTTGTTGGGATGGCTCGGCTGGTCCCCGTGCAGCGGGCCAAAACCCCACTTGCCGAACAGGCCGGTGCGGTAGCCGCGCGACCACAGCACCTGGGCGAAGGTGGTGTCGGTGCTGACGAACGATCCGGCGCTGCCGGCCTCCGGGTTCTGGCGGACGGTCGCATGGCCGAGATGCAGCCCGGTCAGCGCGACGCTCCGGGACGGGGCGCAGACGCAGCCGCCGCCGTAGTGCTGGGTGAAGCGCAGCCCCTGCGCGGCGACCCGGTCGATCGAGGGGGTGGCGATGGTCTTCTGCCCGTACGGCCCGGTCTCGCCCCAGCCGAGGTCGTCGTGGAGGATCAGGATGATGTTGGGACGGTCGGTACGGGCCGCAGCCGGCTGCTTGCTGCTGCCGACACCGGTCGCCCGGACCGTGTCGTCCGCGTCTCCGTCCCCGCTGTGGGCGGAGCCGGAGAAGTGCTCGGCCAGAACCGCCGCACCGCCCGCCGTACCGACGGCGGCAGCGGCGCCTGCGAGGAACTGGCGGCGTGAGGCCATGTGCTGTAGCTCCGCTTGGGCTGTGTTGGTGGAGGAACCGGACCGGTGATAGGGAGGCTATATGTCGATTCCTGGTTCCTGTTGCGCGGTACCCCGCTCGGCTGTTCCGCAGGCCGCCCCGGTGTCCGGTGCCACGGAGCCGCCCCCAGCGACTACCGCCGATACCCGTGTCCGCCGTGACGGCATGGTGCTGCTGCCCGGCGGGACTTTCCTGATGGGCAACGAGGACGCGGCGGCCCGGCCGGGCGATGGGGAGGGGCCGGTTCGGGAGGTGGCTGTGGCCGCGTTCAGGATCGACGCCTGCGCTGTGACCAACGCCGCATTCGCCGACTTCGTCGCCGCCACCGGCCACCGCACCGCGGCCGAGCGCTTCGGCTGGTCCTTCGTCTTCGCCGGATTCCTCACCCCGGCCCAGGTGCACGCCACCGCCTTCCCCGCCGAAACCCCGTGGTGGCGCGCCGTCGAGGGCGCAGACTGGCGCTCGCCCGAGGGCCCCGGCAGCGATCTGGCCGATCGACTGGACCACCCGGTGGTCCACGTCGGCTGGACGGACGCCAACGCC from Streptomyces sp. 846.5 encodes:
- a CDS encoding cytochrome P450, with translation MDAAEIIDQLARADGRVDPYPLYALAHELGPVASLGEGWVLACGYDSVNRVLRNPAFGVDSDDLRRDRFGDEPRRDSLALLGRSILQSNPPQHTRMRAPIASVFTPRRVAALEPAVVGVVDRLLDRLPGLDAGDGRGVDFMEEFAYQLPVSVICELLGVPEQDRGPFRSLIHDLTLVLEFMGDQTDLTAADAAARELSATFAALAELRRAEPRDDLITALVQLVDAEDARLDAAELLGNLALLLLAGFETTTNLLGNGLALLFGHPAVRAALVQEALPVADFVEEVLRYDSPVQLTSRTALFRGLEIDGVPLEQHGEVVLLIGAANRDPARFHDPDRFDPWRADNQPLSFGAGMHYCLGAMLARLEARIAFSALLRRYPAIAPAKGAEPVRQDRLLLRGYASLPVELG
- a CDS encoding MBL fold metallo-hydrolase, which gives rise to MSTSLWHEVADRVFQRRYQPWDVTVSAIVGSDGLAVVDTRCSLAEAGELREHLRRLSPAPVRWVVNTHVHFDHVGGNAEFVAPRQVPPAELWGHRAMAAALCAGQDDPEGEGDPAVPMSTVVPDRLVDRAHVLDLGDRLVRLVHPGRGHTDGDLLIHIPDADALLAGDLVEESGPPALGSDSFPLDWPDTLDALLAAIGPATVVVPGHGAPVGAAFVREQRDALAALADRITALHAAGVSAEDALATSGWPYPASKLAQAVARGYAALDAGSAQLHR
- a CDS encoding tetratricopeptide repeat protein, which produces MPEEVLVQRADQEAAQGRHAAALELYARAWESRHDETADKLLDLVEEWGDVEASLEVLRSTADSGVSGAYEALAALLIEVEEPEEALEALARAHAAGREVTLWTAAVLADELGERDRAEEWYRKAISAEEPGALNDFGVFLSDDQDRLVEAEEVLTLAVERGDPMALGNLGRMHLEAERVDQALEWLGRGLDAGVRSVLVPMAEAEQQLGRYDEARAHLTAALDEDIEGAQLAWANFCAEHGTADEKASAEGEFLTALQQDEYGAHFDYAIFLAEQDRMDEAVKQYEAAAAEGESNAWLNLALIYEDRKDRRTAEDCYRSGIEAGDLQALLAYAEFLRQWGRQKDIPDLYPTAESLGATESETAQLHTLAGNG
- a CDS encoding methyltransferase — its product is MNRLIAAQGSYDLARFPADPRDTLRAWDASDEYLLRQLDGSAALDGTTAPPVDLAGEVVVLGDRWGALATALAGHRPVQISDSYLAQQATRANLARNGIDQEAVRLLSSQDEPPARIDVLLVRVPKSLALLEDQLHRLAPAVHADTVVIGTGMTTEIHTSTLKLFERIIGPTRTSLAVRKARLIHCTPDPVLKPTPSPWPHSYELPSDIAAGLTVTNHAGVFSAERLDVGTRLLLQHLPTLPGPTRVVDLGCGNGVVGTAVAALAAEAEVTFVDESHQAIASARATFAAFAATTDPAAKAEFLLGDGLSDVPAGSVDLVLNNPPFHSHQATTDAIARRMFAGARAALRPGGELRVVGNRHLGYHATLRRMFGNCTTVASSPKFVVLSAVKR
- a CDS encoding DNA-formamidopyrimidine glycosylase family protein, yielding MPELPEVESLTRFLAEHLVGRTVERVYPLAVQALKTYDPPLTALEGRSFDGATRHGKFLDLDAGGLHLVIHLARAGWMRWKEGLPDAPPRAGKGPLALRVRLAGPDAAGFDVTEAGTRKRLAVYLVRDPQEVPGIQRLGPDPLSPDFTAAAFTRLMKDEHRQVKGVLRDQGVIAGIGNAYADEILHAARMSPFKPAANLSAEESALLHDTVVTTLAEAVERARGLALQDLKAEKKSGLRVHGRTGEACPVCGDTVREVSFSDWSTQYCPTCQTGGRILADRRMSRLLK
- a CDS encoding enoyl-CoA hydratase-related protein, with amino-acid sequence MPTLDRQDDVFVLDIGDTENRFHPDWLASVNSLLDQVEQAEGPKALVTTATGKFFSNGLDLDWLFAHADQAGEYVAGVQELLARVLSLPLVTVAALQGHTFAAGAMFSLAHDFRVMRGDRGFWCLPEAEINIPFSVGMSALIQSRLTPQTAHEAMVTARRYGGHDALAAGLVDRTADEDAVRTAAIEIARAHAAKAGPTVGTIKSRMYAAVLDALREKDIPLGLS
- a CDS encoding aldo/keto reductase; translation: MQARSIGDVQVGAIGLGGMPMSIEGRPDEARSVATIQAALHAGVTLIDTADAYHLTATDVGHNETLIARAVAGYGGDTSEVLIATKGGHLRPGDGSWTQNGSPEYLKRACDASLKRLGVEAIGLYQFHRPDPRVPYADSVGAIRDLLDAGKIRQAGISNANPEQIRQANEILGGRLVSVQNQFSPAFRSSEPELELCAELGIAFLPWSPLGGITNAGRLGSRFDVFQQVAQDHGVSPQQVCLAWMLAKAPVVIPIPGSSRPETIRDSVAAADLKLSTEEFDRLDAA
- a CDS encoding LysR family transcriptional regulator, whose product is MELRQLEYFVAVAEERHFTRAAKRLQVAQSGLSASIRTLERELGAALFLRSTRSVEVTPAGQALLVEARRALSATHAAKDAVAAVQGLLRGSLSIGSLQCLHVVHLPAVLARFAAAYPGLEIRLRQGGSNELTEQVRTGRLDIAFVSRPAGSPDSVLVEPLADEPLVLACGPQHPFAARTAVEPAELGQEQFVDFHQDWGTRDLADQVLGAAGVERRVALEVTDVHSLLDLVAFGLGVALVPQSFAAKTDQVRFLPLAGPLPHWQIVTVTGDPTSPAAAALLREIRYARGAR